One genomic window of Halobellus limi includes the following:
- a CDS encoding ABC transporter permease, with protein sequence MDRLTRYLYTVASVITLLALWYVGGVTLPEVVPGLPETYAALVVVLTTPGPYDHMFYFHVWKTIQMLFASLVVSMIAGTLLGVALGRNETLESTLATWVYAWLAIPSLVIVFLSAIWIGFDASSGYFAIPLVITPFVGLNMWEGARNLDDDLAEMAEFFGAGRVQTFTDIVIPQLAPFLFASFRSALSIGWKITLLVEAFLLTRGVGFMFRRYFDQYDLPTMMSWLIIFVVFLIVVEYGVLAPLHERVMEWRPDAEGVRVTE encoded by the coding sequence ATGGACCGGCTGACACGGTACCTCTACACCGTCGCGTCGGTCATCACGCTCCTGGCGCTGTGGTACGTCGGCGGCGTCACGCTCCCCGAGGTCGTCCCCGGGCTGCCGGAGACGTACGCCGCGCTCGTCGTCGTGCTGACGACGCCGGGGCCGTACGATCACATGTTCTACTTCCACGTCTGGAAGACGATCCAGATGCTCTTCGCGTCGCTCGTCGTCTCGATGATCGCGGGGACGCTTCTGGGCGTCGCGCTCGGACGCAACGAGACGCTCGAGAGCACGCTCGCGACGTGGGTGTACGCCTGGCTCGCGATCCCCTCGCTGGTGATCGTGTTCCTCTCGGCGATCTGGATCGGGTTCGACGCCAGCAGCGGCTACTTCGCCATCCCGCTCGTGATCACGCCGTTCGTGGGCCTGAACATGTGGGAGGGCGCTCGCAACCTCGACGACGACCTCGCGGAGATGGCGGAGTTCTTCGGGGCGGGGCGCGTCCAGACGTTCACCGACATCGTCATCCCACAGCTCGCGCCGTTCCTGTTCGCCAGCTTCCGCTCGGCGCTCTCGATCGGGTGGAAGATCACCCTGCTCGTCGAGGCGTTCCTGCTCACCCGCGGCGTCGGGTTCATGTTCCGGCGGTACTTCGACCAGTACGACCTCCCGACGATGATGAGTTGGCTCATCATCTTCGTGGTGTTCCTGATCGTCGTCGAGTACGGCGTGCTCGCGCCGCTGCACGAGCGCGTGATGGAGTGGCGGCCGGACGCCGAGGGGGTGCGAGTGACGGAGTGA
- a CDS encoding ABC transporter substrate-binding protein: MHRVSRRRFIAGSGAVGIAGLAGCSSGGNGGDSGDGGGSGDGDSGDGGSEGTTAGSAGDDLTSVRIQLPEGTIHYPMYEAATDAGVFEAEGIDLTVDYAPFSAQVQSLTSGEVDVNMVSMIPYMGNYIQGEDLVTFGWDGCLQSINALYTRAGSEYESIGDLEGQRIGVWSWGSSTVQAFQAVVAEESGLRLRQDFGTTTAAPPALLGLLQDEEIDGVINVSGLTITMESDPDTYRRLTQLNEMWRERTGYTLPLTSWWSYSDWYENNTETAAALLRGGQSATEHWRENTVSILDEYGETASIDNQAKVDVVDEWASDGQIFRDTTTDDYRDATWEFVELMSSYDFLEEMPSQDDVLRNPQ, encoded by the coding sequence ATGCATCGTGTTAGCAGAAGGCGGTTTATCGCTGGATCGGGTGCTGTCGGAATCGCCGGACTGGCCGGTTGCAGCAGCGGCGGTAACGGCGGAGACAGCGGTGACGGCGGTGGTAGCGGAGACGGCGATAGCGGCGACGGCGGGTCCGAAGGGACCACTGCCGGCTCCGCGGGGGACGATCTGACGTCGGTTCGGATCCAGCTCCCGGAAGGTACGATTCACTACCCGATGTACGAGGCCGCGACGGACGCGGGCGTCTTCGAGGCGGAGGGGATCGACCTCACGGTCGATTACGCCCCGTTCAGCGCGCAGGTGCAGTCGCTGACCAGCGGGGAAGTCGACGTCAATATGGTCTCGATGATCCCCTATATGGGCAACTACATCCAGGGGGAAGACCTCGTGACGTTCGGCTGGGACGGCTGCCTCCAGAGCATCAACGCGCTGTACACCCGAGCCGGCAGCGAGTACGAGTCGATCGGTGACCTGGAGGGCCAACGCATCGGCGTGTGGTCGTGGGGTTCCTCGACGGTCCAGGCGTTCCAGGCGGTCGTCGCGGAGGAATCGGGGCTCCGACTGCGACAGGACTTCGGGACGACGACCGCTGCCCCGCCCGCCCTCCTCGGCCTCCTGCAGGACGAGGAGATCGACGGCGTGATCAACGTGAGCGGGCTCACGATCACGATGGAGTCCGATCCCGACACGTACCGTCGGCTGACGCAACTGAACGAGATGTGGCGGGAGCGGACGGGCTACACGCTGCCGCTCACCTCGTGGTGGAGCTACTCCGACTGGTACGAGAACAACACCGAGACCGCCGCGGCGCTCCTCCGGGGCGGGCAGAGCGCCACGGAACACTGGCGGGAGAACACCGTCTCGATCCTCGACGAGTACGGCGAGACCGCCTCCATCGACAACCAGGCGAAGGTGGACGTCGTCGACGAGTGGGCCAGCGACGGACAGATCTTCCGCGACACCACCACCGACGACTACCGCGACGCCACCTGGGAGTTCGTCGAACTGATGAGCAGCTACGACTTCCTCGAAGAGATGCCGTCGCAGGACGACGTCCTCCGGAACCCGCAGTAA
- a CDS encoding ABC transporter ATP-binding protein — protein sequence MTAAEEEAPARGNGGGSEGTLELRDIVKTFEKPGQGQILVLDEVDLDVETGAFISLLGPSGCGKTTLMNVVSGLIEPDGGTMRRGGRDVSPDDLSLGYIFQEPRLLNWKTVAGNIEFALEARDVPEAEWDERIERYLEMVNLGDEGDNYPTRLSGGMKQRVAIARALATEPEIMLMDEPFSSLDEITARDLRQELLDIWNREEKTILFVTHDINEAVFLSDYIYMMNTDGEMFARRDIDIDRPRQYDDPDIAQREAELYTEFHEQVVD from the coding sequence ATGACCGCCGCCGAAGAGGAGGCGCCCGCCCGCGGGAACGGAGGGGGGTCGGAAGGGACCCTGGAACTCCGAGACATCGTCAAGACCTTCGAGAAACCCGGGCAGGGCCAGATTCTCGTCCTCGACGAGGTCGACCTCGACGTCGAGACCGGCGCGTTCATCTCTCTTCTCGGCCCCTCGGGCTGCGGAAAGACGACGTTGATGAACGTCGTTTCGGGGCTCATCGAACCGGACGGGGGAACGATGCGACGGGGCGGACGCGACGTCTCTCCGGACGACCTCTCGCTCGGGTACATCTTCCAGGAACCCCGGCTGCTCAACTGGAAGACCGTCGCCGGCAACATCGAGTTCGCGCTCGAAGCCAGGGACGTCCCGGAGGCCGAGTGGGACGAGCGGATCGAGCGCTACCTGGAGATGGTCAACCTGGGGGACGAGGGGGACAACTACCCGACCCGGCTCTCCGGCGGGATGAAACAGCGCGTCGCCATCGCCAGAGCGCTCGCGACCGAACCCGAGATCATGCTGATGGACGAACCGTTCAGCAGCCTCGATGAGATCACCGCCCGCGACCTCCGACAGGAGCTTCTGGACATCTGGAACCGCGAGGAGAAGACGATCCTGTTCGTCACCCACGACATCAACGAGGCGGTGTTCCTCTCCGATTACATCTACATGATGAACACCGACGGCGAGATGTTCGCCCGGCGGGACATCGACATCGACAGGCCGAGGCAGTACGACGATCCCGACATCGCACAGCGCGAGGCGGAACTGTACACGGAGTTCCACGAGCAAGTGGTGGACTGA